The Deltaproteobacteria bacterium DNA segment CGGTAGCGGGCGCCGAGGCTATCGTCGTCCCACAGGATCGCCTTCATCGACACCAGGTCGATAATGCCACGGAAATGTTCTTCCTGGCCGATCGGCAACTGAATCGGGACGGCGTTGGCTTTGAGGCGCTCGCGAATCATCGTCACGCCACGGAAGAAGTCGGCGCCGACGCGGTCCATCTTGTTGATGAAGGCGATGCGCGGCACGCGGTACTTATCGGCCTGGCGCCACACCGTCTCCGACTGCGGCTCGACCCCACCGACCGAGCAGAACACGGCCACGGCGCCATCGAGCACGCGCAGTGAGCGTTCGACCTCGATGGTGAAGTCGACGTGGCCGGGAGTGTCGATGATGTTGACGCGGTGATCGCGCCAGAAGCAGGTTGTCGCCGCCGAGGTAATGGTGATGCCGCGCTCTTGCTCCTGGACCATCCAATCCATCGTGGCGGTGCCTTCGTGCACTTCACCGATCTTGTAGTTGATCCCGGTGTAGTACAGGATCCGCTCCGTCGTGGTGGTCTTGCCCGCATCGATGTGGGCCATGATCCCGATGTTGCGGGTCCGTTCCAGTGGGGTTTGGCGTGGCATATCTTCAGACGGCACGAGCGGCCCCTTGCGGGAACCGCTCGTGCACGCTCTCCTCAATTCCCGATAATACTTACCAGCGATAGTGCGCGAACGCTTTGTTCGCCTCCGCCATGCGGTGGGTGTCTTCCTTCTTCTTGATCGCCCCACCGCGCCCGTTGGCGGCGTCGATGACTTCGCCCGCGAGGCGCTCCGCCATCGACTTCTCACCCCGGCCACGGGCATTCTGGACCAGCCAACGCATTCCCAGTGACAAACGCCGGTTCGGCCGGACTTCCACCGGCACCTGGTAGGTGGCGCCACCGACGCGCCGGGAGCGCACCTCGACCACCGGCTTCACGTTATCGAGCGCGCGCTTGAAGATACCCAGGGCATCGTCCTTGGTTCGCGCCGCCACCAAGTCCAACGCTCCGTAGAGAATACCCTCGGCGGTGCTCTTCTTGCCCGAGAGCATCATCGAGTTGATGAACTTGGCCACCGTTCGGTCATGGAATTTCGGGTCGGGCAAGACTTCCCGACGCCGCACTTCACCTTTGCGCGGCATGCTTACACCAGCTCGCTCAGCCTACTTGGGCCGTTTGGCCCCGTACTTGGAGCGTCCCTGTTTGCGATCCTGGACCCCGATCGAGTCCAAGGTCCCGCGGATGATGTGATAACGAACGCCGGGCAGGTCTTTGACGCGTCCACCGCGCAGCAGCACCACCGAGTGCTCCTGCAGGTTATGCCCGATGCCCGGAATATAGGTAGTGACCTCGATGCCGTTGGTCAGCCGCACGCGCGCCACTTTACGCAACGCGGAGTTCGGCTTCTTCGGCGTCTGGGTATACACGCGCGTGCAGACCCCGCGCTTCTGCGGGGATCGCTGCAAGGCGGGCGCGGCGACCTTTCGCCGCTGCTTGGCGCGGCCCTGCTTCACTAGCTGGTTGATTGTCGGCATCCGGTACCTGATTGCTTGGGCTTATTCGGTCGAAAAAGAAGATGAGTATTTACGCAAACATGCTCGCTGTGTCAAGGTCAGCCCTCGCTCGCCTCGGCCACGACCGGCACGGGTTCCTCGTCGCCCACCCCTTCGGGCTGCTCGGCCACCAACTCCATCCGGGCGTAAGCTGATACGCCGGTTCCCGCCGGGATCAGCCGGCCCATAATGACGTTCTCTTTGAGCCCAACCAGGTGATCGACCTTGCCGTTGATGGAGGCTTCGGTCAGGACCTTGGTAGTCTCTTGGAATGAGGCCGCCGAGATGAAGCTTTCGGTCGACAGGCTGGCCTTGGTGATCCCCAGCAGCAACGGCTCGGCGATCGCCGGTTCGCCGCTGCGGGCCAGCACTTTGCCGTTCTCTTCCTCGAAGCGCCACTTCTCTATCTGGTCGCCGATGAGGAAATCGCTGTCGCCGACCTCTTTGATACGGACACGGCGCAGCATTTGGCGCACAATCACCTCGATGTGCTTATCGTTGATCCGCACACCTTGCAGGCGGTAGATTTCCTGGACCTCATCGACCAGGTATTTCGCCAGCGCCTTCTCGCCCAGAATCGTCAGAATGTCGTGCGGGTTCGACGACCCGTCCATCAGCGCCTCGCCGGCGCGCACCTGATCGCCTTCGTGGACGCTGATGTGCTTACCTTTTGGAATGAGGTACTCGCGCGGCTCGCCGACCTCGGGCGTAA contains these protein-coding regions:
- a CDS encoding 30S ribosomal protein S12, whose translation is MPTINQLVKQGRAKQRRKVAAPALQRSPQKRGVCTRVYTQTPKKPNSALRKVARVRLTNGIEVTTYIPGIGHNLQEHSVVLLRGGRVKDLPGVRYHIIRGTLDSIGVQDRKQGRSKYGAKRPK
- the rpsG gene encoding 30S ribosomal protein S7, whose protein sequence is MPRKGEVRRREVLPDPKFHDRTVAKFINSMMLSGKKSTAEGILYGALDLVAARTKDDALGIFKRALDNVKPVVEVRSRRVGGATYQVPVEVRPNRRLSLGMRWLVQNARGRGEKSMAERLAGEVIDAANGRGGAIKKKEDTHRMAEANKAFAHYRW